The sequence CGTACTGCGGCAACTGCCGATGGTGTTGGCCGTGTTCTTCGCGACGGACCTTGCGGTGCCCAACGCCCTGGCCGTCTCCGACCGGCTGGATCTGATGTGGGCGGGCGCCGCGGCCGTGGCCTGCGCCCAGTCGCTGCCGGTGGTGCTGGCTCTGGTGTGGCCCGTGGCGGCCTGGTGGCTGTCGCTGGCGGCGGTGCTGCCGTACGGGATCGGGCTGGCCGCGATGGGCTCCGCCGCCCCGGCCGGGGTGCCGTGGCCGTGGACCGAGACCGGGCTGATCGCGCATCTGACCGTCACGCTGCTGGTCGCCTGGCGGGCCCGACCGCGGGTCTATCTGACCCAGTGGGCGCTGACCGTCCTGACCGGCGGGCTGCTGACCGTGCTCGCCTCGCCCGTGGCCGATGCCAACGATCTGCTGCTGCTCGCCCTGCTCTCCGCGTTCGGGCTGGCGGTCCTCGCCGTCGTCCGCGGGCGCACCGAGGCCGAGGACCGGCTGCGGGAGCAGGAGGTGCTCACCGAGTTCGAACGGACCCGCCGGGCGCTGCTGGAGGAGCGCACCCGAATAGCCCGCGAGCTCCACGATGTCGTCGCGCACCATATGTCGGTGATCGCGGTACAGGCGGAGGCGGCACCGTACCGGGTGGCGGATCCGCCCGAGGAACTCAGCGAGAGCTTCGCCAGCATCCGGGGCAACGCGCTGGCGGCCCTGACCGAGATGCGGCACATTCTGGGCATGCTGCGGTCCGACGACCAGCCCGCGGATGGCCGGTTCACGCCGCAGCCCACGCTGGAGAACGTCGAGGAGCTGGTGGACAACGTGCGGACCGCCGGTCTGCACGTCGAGTCCACGGTCGAGGGCACCGCGCGGCCGCTGCCGCAGCGCGTGGAGCTGTCGGCGTTCCGGATCATCCAGGAGGCGCTGAGCAACGCCCTGCGCCATGCCCCGGGGTGCCGGGTCGAGTTCCGGCTATCCTACGAACGGACCGGCATCCGCATCCGCCTGGCCAACAGCCCGGCGACCGGGGCGCAACCCCAGGCGGGCAGGGGGCACGGTGTACTGGGCATGCGCGAGCGGGCCTCCACACTGGGCGGCACCCTGCGGGCCGGGCCGCGCGAGGACGGCTGGTACGAAGTGACGGCGTGGCTGCCCACGAACGACGGGGAGGGCATATGACGATCCGCGTCCTGGTCGCCGACGACCAGACCATGATCCGGGAGAGCTTCGGCATCCTGCTCAACGCCCAGCCGGACATCGATGTGGTGGGCGAGGCGGTCAACGGGGAGGACGCCGTCCGTCAGGTCGGGGAGCTCGCTCCGGACATCGTGCTGATGGATGTGCGGATGCCGGTGCTCAACGGGCTGGAGGCCACGCTCCGGATCACCGAGGCCACCCCCGACGTCAAGATCATCATCCTGACGACCTTCGATTCGGACGAGTATGTCTACGAAGCGCTGCGCGTCGGTGCGAGCGGCTTCCTCCTGAAGGACTCGTCGGCCCATCAGCTCGCGGATGCGGTACGGACGGTCGCCCGGGGCGGCGCGCTGCTCGCGCCGACGGTCACCAAGCGGCTGATCGAGGAGTTCTCCCGGATGCACACGCCCCGGCTGCGCAGTGAGCGGGTCGCGGATCTCAGCGAGCGGGAGACCGAGGTGCTGCGCCTCATCGCCCAGGGGCTGTCCAACGCGGAACTGGCCGACCGGTTGGTCATCGCGGAGCAGACGGTCAAGACCCATGTCAGCCGGATTCTGGTGAAGCTCGGTCTGCGCGACCGTACCCAGGCGGCCGTCTTCGCCTACGAGGCGGGCCTGGTCGTCGCGGGGCAGTGAGCCGCGCCGGTTCCTCCCGCCCGTCCCAGGGGCCGGCCCGCGCGGAATGCAGCCGATACGCAGGCGATAAGCGCGGTTCCTAGCATCGCCGGACCGATGTTGTTGGGATCGTCCCGGGAAGGCGTCATATGCTCATCACTGGTCTTTCAACGGGGCCGGGACGCACCGGCTCCCTCCTGGCGTCCCGATGACCGCGGCGATCCACGTCGAGGATCTGGTCAAGGAGTTCGGCTCGACCCGGGCCGTCGACGGCGTGACGATGGAGGTACCGGCCGGCAGCGTGCTCGGGCTCCTCGGCCCCAACGGGGCGGGCAAGACCACCATCGTGCGGATGCTGGCCACGCTGACCCGCCCGGACGGCGGGCGGGCGCGGGTCGCGGGGTTCGACGTCGTGACCGAGGCCCATCAGGTCCGTGGCCGTATCGGTCTGACCGGGCAGTACGCGTCGGTGGACGAGACCATCCCGGGCTGGGACAACCTCTATCTGATCGGCCGCCTGTACCGGCTGCCGCCGCGGCGGGCCAAAGCCCTCGCCGATGAGCTGCTCGAACGGTTCCGGCTGAGCAAGGCGGCCAAGAAGCTGCCGCGCGACTACTCGGGCGGGATGCGGCGCCGGCTCGATCTGGCCGCCAGCCTGGTCGGCGATCCCGAGGTGCTCTATCTGGACGAGCCCACCACGGGCCTCGATCCGCGCAGCCGACTCGAACTGTGGGACATGGTGCGGTCGTTGGTGGCCCGGGGGACGACGGTGCTGCTGACCACGCAGTACATGGAGGAGGCCGAGGCCCTCGCCGAGAACATCGTGGTGATCGACCACGGCCGGGTGATCGCCGAGGGGACCCCCGCCGAACTGCGCGGCAGGACCGGCGGTCAGGTGCTGCGCATCCGGCCGGACCGGGGCGCCGACCTCACCGAGATCGCACGGCAGCTGAGCGGCACCGGCGGCCGCAGTGCCGTCGCGGACCCGGACGAGGGGCTGATCACCCTGCCGGTCGGCGGCCAGGAGGAGCTGACGGCCGCGCTCCATGTGCTCACCGCCTCCGGAGTGCCCATCGACGGCATCGAGACCCATACCCCCAGCCTCGACGAGGTGTTCCTCACCCTCACCTCGGGCGACCCGGCCGACGACCCACGGAGAACGGCTTGAAACCTCCCCTCTCTGAGGGAGGGGATTCCTAGCTCACATCGCCTGCGGGCCAGCGGTCCGCAAGGTCTTACACGATCAGCGCTAGCCGGGACGGAGACCAGCCCGGACGAGCATCACGCGAGCGGAGTTCTTATCCCTCGGTCGGGAGACTCCGCACGCGGTGCACGTGTACGTTCGTTCTGAGAGAGGCAGTGCGTGCTTGGTTCTCGCTCCGCAGTCTGCACAATCCATGGTGGTATGGGCCGGGTGCACGAGGTGCACGGTCCGGCCGTGCTTGCGGGCCATCTCCAGCAGGGCCGTTTTCGTCATGCTGATCGCCGCATCTGCGGCCTTGCGCGCCATGGTCGACTTCGCCAGGAACTTCGGACGGAAGTCCTCCACGGCCACGGCGTCATGGTCACGGACGACGGCCTTTGCCCACTTGCGGCCGGTGTCCTGCCGCTGCCGGGCCACCTTCTTGTGGACCTTCGCCGTCTGCCGTTTCGCCTCCCGGTAGCCGGCGGAGGCGGCCTGGCCGCGCCCGGGCTTACGCCGGGACATCATCCGCTGGTACTTCGCCAGGCGTTGCGCTGCGTTCTTGCCATGCTGGGCGTGGGGGAGATCGTGGGCGTCGCTGGTGGTGGTCGCGGTCTCTGTCACACCCCAGTCCACGCCGATCACCGCGCCGGTTTCCGGAAGCGGCCGGGTCTGGGCGGGGACGACGAAGCCGGCGTACCAGTGGCCAAGGCTGTCTTGGTAGACCCGCACCGAGGACGGGGCGGACGGAAGATCGCGCGACCACACCACCCGCAGTACGATCCCGCCCGCCAGGTGCAGACGGCCGTCCTTCAGGCGGAACCCGCGCCGCGTGTACTCGAAGGTCGGAGCGGCGTCACGCTTCTTCTTCCACTTCGGCATGCCCGCGCGATGCTGCATCGGCAACCGGGCCTGGATGTCCTTCATCGCCTTGGCACGGGACCTGCCGAAGTCACGTATCAGCTGTTGTTGCGGCACCGAGGCGCCTTCGCGCAGCCACGGGATACGGGCGCGGGCCTCCGTCAGCATCGCGGACAGTGGCACCGGACCGCACGTTTGCTTGTCCTCGGGATGCGCACGATTGTGCGCACAGACTGCCCTGGACCTGGCAACACACTCATTCCACACCCACCGGCACCGGTCCCACTCCGCCAACAGCAAAGCGTTCGCTGTGGACGACACACGCAAGCGGAAGGTGTACCGGGCGTACCCGGTTTCCCCCCCTCGTCTGCGCTGCTGTCCTCACACTCATCAATCTACGTGGGAGCTACGACAGTTGAGACCCGGTTGCCTGAAAAAGCTGATCCGCCACAACCGTGGTGGACGCCGTATCGCCCAGCGGCGATACGCCTTTCCCCGGTCCCCTGCTCCGCAGAAGCTTCGATTCCTCCCCCGGCTGAAGCCGGGAGCATCCACGAAGGAGACCTGATGACCGCCGCACTGCTCGCCCCGTCCGACCCCCAAGCCCCGCCGCGGCGGCCGTCCAGGTCCCGGGTCGGGCTACGGGACGCCCTGGGCCAGTCGCTGGCCATCGCCCGGCGCAATCTGACCCAGTTCAAGAGCGATCCCTCGCAGCTGCTCGACGCCACCGTCATGCCGATGGTGTTCACGCTGGTCTTCGTGTACGTCTTCGGCGGGGCGATCGGCAAGGGGCAGGCGGATTACCGGCAGTATCTGATCCCCGGCATCATGGTGCAGACCGTCAGCTTCGCCGCGCAGGTCACCGGCATCGCGCTCAACCTGGACTTCAGCAAGGGAGTCATGGACCGCTTCCGGTCCATGCCCATCGCGCGCTCCGCGGTGCTCTCCGGCCGGATCCTCTCGGATGTGTGCCGGCTGACGCTCGGGCAGGCCGTCATCCTGGCCTTCGCCTTCGTGATCGGATTCCGGGTCCGCACCGATGTGCCGTCCGTGCTCGCCGCGGTGGGCCTGCTGGTGCTCTATGGGGTGGCCCTGTCGACGATCGCCGCGTATGTCGGTCTGGCCATCCGCAGCCCGCAGGCGGTGCAGTCGGTGGGCTTTCTCTGGATGATTCCGCTCCAGTTCGGCAGCTCGATGTTCGCGCCGCCGTCGACCATGCCGGGCTGGCTCCAGGCTTTTGTGGAGGTCAATCCGACCACGCTGGTGGTCGACGCCTGCCGGGGGCTGCTGGACGGCGGTCCGGTGGCGGGAAATGTGTCCGGATCGCTGTTCTGGATCGGCGGTCTGCTGCTGGTGTTCGTGCCGCTGGCGGTACGTCAGTACGGGCGCCGCACGCTGTGAGCGCATGATCCGGATAATCGCGGGATACGGCCCTGGCCTCGAAAGGCCCGGGCCGTCCTGCATTTCCGCCGCGGGAATTCCTCAGACCGCGCCGTCCCTTTCCTCCTTGACCATTTGGATGGCCTTTTCGATCGCCCTCAGCTCATCGGGCTGGAGGGAGGAGAAACGGAAGGCCAGCGCCTCCAGCCGGCGGTCCGTGCCGGTGACGGGCCGGACACCGGGGGGAACGAGGCGGTCGGGCGGCACCGCGAAGAAGCGCGCGAGCATCTCCCGCGTCTTGTCCGTGATATTGGGCGCCTCGCCCCGCAGAATATTGTGCACATGGCCGTGCGAGATGGTGGCACTGCCATTCGCTTCACGAATAAGCTGGGTGAGCTTTCTTACGGAGGGCACATTCCCCCGGCCGTACTTTTCGTCCAATAGGCCCCGGACGGTGCTGGCGAGCCAGACTCCGGAAGCGTCATCCGACGCCGTGTTCATGCTCGGCGACCTCCCGTCAAGCCTCTGCATGTCATGGCAGTGTACATGCCAGATAAAGAAACGCGGGACGGTCCGATACTTCTGGAAATTCATCACGGACTCGTCTCTTATCGGTACGGACCCGTACGTGCGGCGCCGAAAGCCCTGAGGGAGTTCCGGCGCCGCACGGCGCGCAGTACGGAGAGGGAGAAGCGCAACCCGATCCGGGATGCGGTCGGTTGGCGGACCGCGCTAATTGGACGGCGATGCGGTCAGCAAGTCCAGTGCGGCGGTCCCGCCCGACCCGATGAGCAGCTGCCCGCGCGGGCCGGCGGCGAACTCCCGCCGGCGGGGCGACTCGGCGACGGACAGCCGGCCGCGGAAGGCACGGTGCAGGGCCTCGCGCTGATCGGCCGCGGTTCCTTCCTCGGCCGCCACCTCCCGCGCATGGAGCCGCAGCAGATCGCGGAAGCCGTAGCGCGGCTGCCCCGTGGCGTCGAAGCCCACCGACTGGAGGAGATGGGCGTCCACCAGGCACTCCATCAGGCCCTCGGCCCGGCCGGTGTCGATGGCCAGCAGGGCCGCGCCGACCCAGCCCGTGAAGTCCGGGGCGTCCAGGAGGGCGAGCCTGCGGTAGAGCATGGCGGCGTCCGGGGGCAGCGCGCGGTAGCTCAGCGCAAAGCTCGACCGGACCTGCGATTCGCCGGAGCTGAGCTCGTCGAGCCGCCGTTCCTCGTTGGCCAGCCGGGAGACCAGGTAGGCGATCGGCCAGTGGGGTTTGGCGGCCAGCCGGACGGCGGCGGTCCGCACCGTCAGCGGCAGCAGGTCGCACAGCTCGACGAGCCGTTCGGCGTCCGCCCGCGCGGTGTTCACCCGGTCCGCGCCGATGAACCGCGCCAGCAGTTCGGTCGCCTCCGCGCGGTGCAGCACGTCCAGGTGGACACGGACGGCGCCGTGCCGGACCACCAGCTGTTCCAGAAGGCCGCGGCTGGTCAGCAGCACACAGCTGCGCGAGCTGCCCGGCACGAGGTCGCGTACCTGCTCGAAGGAGCGGACGTTGTCCAGCACGATCAGCACCCGGCGGCCGGCGAGCACGCTGCGGTACAGCGCCGCGCGTTCCTGCGTCCCGGCGGGGATCTCCGCCTCCGGAACGCCCAGGGAGCGCAGGAACCAGCCGAGGACGACATCGGCGGTGGCGGGCTCATGGGCTTCGTCGTAGCCCCGCATATCGGCGAAGAGCAGTCCGTCGGGGAACTCCTCGGCGGCCCGGTGCGCCCAGTGGACGGCCAGGCCGGTCTTGCCGACGCCGGCGCCACCGGTGATCAGCGCCATGGCCGGCTGCCGGTCCTCGTCGTGCAGCAGGGTGTCCAGGTCGGCCAGGGAATCCTCGCGGCCGACGAAGGCGGGGATGTCGGCGGGGAGTTCCAGTGGAGCGGTCCGCGGTGCCTTCGGCTGCGGCGGCGGGGCGGCGGCCACCGGGGCCATCAGCGCCGGGTCGTCCCGCAGGATGGCCTGGTGCAACTCCCGCATGTCCGGGCCGGGTTCGAGGCCGAGGCCGTCGATGAACTGCTCCCGCCCCTCCCGGAAGGTCTCCAGCGCCTCCGCCCGCCGACCGACGCGGTACTGGGCCAACATCAGGGCGCAGCGGGAGCGTTCGCGCAGCGGATGGTCGCGGACCACGGAAAGCAGCCCGGGTATCAGGTCGTTGTGGTGGCCGAGGTCCAACTGGGCGGCGACATACCCGTCGTAGCCGGCGAGGCGGAGTTCCTCCAGGCGTTCCATCTCGTCCTCGACGAGCGTGCCGGCGACTCCGGAGAGCGCGGGCCCGCGCCAGAGGGCCAGCGCCTGTTCGTACCGCGCCGCCGCGTCGGCCGTCCGCTGTTCCTTCGCCGCTTCCTGGGCGTGCAGCATGAGGTGTTCGAACTCGACCGCGTCCACATAGTGGTTTTCCAGGGCGAGCAGATAACCGGGGTGCGCCGTGACGATGACATCGTCGTCGCAGCCTTCGTCCTTGAATCTTTTGCGCAGTGCGGCGATGCAGATCGCCACCTGGGTGCGCGCGGTGGCGGGCGGTCGGCCGTTCCACACCGTCTCCACCAGGGTGTCCACCGAAACAATGCGCCCCGGGTTGAGCAGCAGCAGGGCCAGAATGGTGCGCTGGCGGGCCCCGCCGATGGCTATTCGCTGGTTCTCCTTGGTCACTTCCAATGAGCCAAGGATGTGAAATCTGAGCTGGTCCCCCACAATTTCCCCCTGCACCGAAAGACCGTGTCTCAACAATGAATGGGGATTCACCGAACCGGGCGGGTGTGTGTGCCTGACGGTGTGACGAGCGACAGCTGGAAACGCGGTCCCCCGACCCCCGGCCGTGTCCGCCGGTTCCCGCCGGCCGGCACGGCACTCGTGCCACGGGGTGCACGCCGCCGCCGTGTTGGGCGCACCTGGCGCCGCACCGGCGAAACGGCGTTGGAGCGTGAACGTCTCGCCTGGTCAGAGCGGAGTTCACGGGATCCCGCCGGACCACCCCACGGGTCCGTCGGCCGTCGAGCCGGGTCAGTCTGGCCGGATCATCCGGCAAACCCGCGGCTCACCTCACGGGAAAGCATTCTTGGTCTTCATGGTCCATTCGAATTCAGCGTGGATCGCACGGCATCTTCCGTTGGCACCGTCGTGCACTCGGCGGGTAAAAAGGGTTCCCCCCTACCCCCCGAGCCGTTCGCGATGACGTGAGCAACGCTATGGGAACGGTTGTTTCGCGTCAAGTTTGATGGACAGTCAAGTGGACAATTCAGGGGCCCGCTCACCGGGCGCAATCCTGGCGTCACGATCCGGCGAATCGGGAATGGGAACTACCGCAACCGGCCGCGCCCGAGCGCCGGTTCCGAATCTTTATCCGCTCCTTACGGAACGTTTTTTCGCCCCGTTCACGGCATGGCAAGAGGGCGCCTTCTCCAGCGCCGTTCCGGTTCGCAGGGGCCGAACCGGACCGGCGCGGGAGCAAGGCGCCCTCCGTCGCTGCTCGCCACGCGACCGCGGGCGAACATCGGTCAGTCGAGCACGTGGCCGTCACCGTCCCGGTGTTCCCTCGAGCGGCGCAGGTCGGTCAGGACGAAGGTGCGCTGAAGCCAGCGGTCCTGCCCGTCGTAGCGGGGGCGGAAGGGCGTACGGCCGTGCACGGTCACGCGGTTGTCCACGATGGCCAGGTCGCCGGGGACCAGCCGGACGGTCTGCGCGGTCCGGTCGAACAGCTCCTGGAGTTCGGCCATGGCCTCCTTGGCCCGCACGGTGGTGGGCTCGGTGGCCGAAAGATCCACGCAGATGTCCGGGTCCTCGACGGCCCCGTGGAGCACCGCCTGCGGCTCGGTCCCCACACCGTCCAGGCCGAACGACGGCGGTGCGGCGGTGATGAACTCCTTGCTGAACAGGGCCTGTCGGGACTCCTCGGTCAGCAGCGGCAGCACCTCCCGTATGCACGCGGTGCGCAGCCCCGCGACGCCCTCGTGGTCGGCGCGCAGGCACAGCAGCATCACGAAGTCCGGGCGGTGCGGGTGGAAGGCGTTCTCGGTGTGGAAGGTCAGCAGCACCGATCCCGCGTTGCTCTGGTAGTCCTCCTGTCCGGGCACCGGCACGACGTCCTGCACGATCGCGCCGGTCTTCTCCGGGCGGTAGGCGGCGGGGTCCCCCAGACCGCTCGCGACCATGGCCAGCACGGCCGCGGACACGGTGGCCTCGCGCTGGACGGAACCGGGCTTGCCGGGGGTCGGCGGCAGGGTCGCGTGTCCGACCGGCAGACCGCGGACCAGCATCGAGCCCGTGGGCCCGGAGTCCTTGCGGAACTCCCGCAGGCCGGCGACGAGTTCGGTCGGCAGATCGGACCAGGCCCGGCGGGCGCGGGCCAGCCACTCGGGGTCGTCCACCAGGGCGCCCGGCGCGGCCAGTTCCGCGGCCACCCGCTCGGTCAGCAGCGAGTCGTCGGCGTCCACCGTCAGGATCAGCGGCTGGGCGCCGGTCTGAAGTGTCGTCTCCATGCCCGTCAGCCCATCGCCTCGACGACACTGCGCGGACGCATGTCGGTCCAGTGTTCGGTGATGTAGGCGAGGCTCTCCTCGTGCCCCGCCTCCTCGTTGGCCACCCGCCAGCCGGGCGGGACCGGGCTGAAGGACGGCCACAGGGAGTACTGGTCCTCGTCGTTGACCAGGACCAGGTAGCGGCCTTCGGGGTTCTCGAACGGGTTGGTCATCGCATGTCTCTTTCTGCTGTGCGTGTGGAGCCGTTGCAAGGAATGCGGAGC is a genomic window of Streptomyces gilvosporeus containing:
- a CDS encoding sensor histidine kinase; protein product: MIQETESPPRRSPRRSGGGRPFSVAALRALRHELFAFSTRAPRLLPRVRNRVLRQLPMVLAVFFATDLAVPNALAVSDRLDLMWAGAAAVACAQSLPVVLALVWPVAAWWLSLAAVLPYGIGLAAMGSAAPAGVPWPWTETGLIAHLTVTLLVAWRARPRVYLTQWALTVLTGGLLTVLASPVADANDLLLLALLSAFGLAVLAVVRGRTEAEDRLREQEVLTEFERTRRALLEERTRIARELHDVVAHHMSVIAVQAEAAPYRVADPPEELSESFASIRGNALAALTEMRHILGMLRSDDQPADGRFTPQPTLENVEELVDNVRTAGLHVESTVEGTARPLPQRVELSAFRIIQEALSNALRHAPGCRVEFRLSYERTGIRIRLANSPATGAQPQAGRGHGVLGMRERASTLGGTLRAGPREDGWYEVTAWLPTNDGEGI
- a CDS encoding response regulator, giving the protein MTIRVLVADDQTMIRESFGILLNAQPDIDVVGEAVNGEDAVRQVGELAPDIVLMDVRMPVLNGLEATLRITEATPDVKIIILTTFDSDEYVYEALRVGASGFLLKDSSAHQLADAVRTVARGGALLAPTVTKRLIEEFSRMHTPRLRSERVADLSERETEVLRLIAQGLSNAELADRLVIAEQTVKTHVSRILVKLGLRDRTQAAVFAYEAGLVVAGQ
- a CDS encoding ATP-binding cassette domain-containing protein encodes the protein MTAAIHVEDLVKEFGSTRAVDGVTMEVPAGSVLGLLGPNGAGKTTIVRMLATLTRPDGGRARVAGFDVVTEAHQVRGRIGLTGQYASVDETIPGWDNLYLIGRLYRLPPRRAKALADELLERFRLSKAAKKLPRDYSGGMRRRLDLAASLVGDPEVLYLDEPTTGLDPRSRLELWDMVRSLVARGTTVLLTTQYMEEAEALAENIVVIDHGRVIAEGTPAELRGRTGGQVLRIRPDRGADLTEIARQLSGTGGRSAVADPDEGLITLPVGGQEELTAALHVLTASGVPIDGIETHTPSLDEVFLTLTSGDPADDPRRTA
- a CDS encoding ABC transporter permease, producing the protein MTAALLAPSDPQAPPRRPSRSRVGLRDALGQSLAIARRNLTQFKSDPSQLLDATVMPMVFTLVFVYVFGGAIGKGQADYRQYLIPGIMVQTVSFAAQVTGIALNLDFSKGVMDRFRSMPIARSAVLSGRILSDVCRLTLGQAVILAFAFVIGFRVRTDVPSVLAAVGLLVLYGVALSTIAAYVGLAIRSPQAVQSVGFLWMIPLQFGSSMFAPPSTMPGWLQAFVEVNPTTLVVDACRGLLDGGPVAGNVSGSLFWIGGLLLVFVPLAVRQYGRRTL
- a CDS encoding AfsR/SARP family transcriptional regulator, translating into MTKENQRIAIGGARQRTILALLLLNPGRIVSVDTLVETVWNGRPPATARTQVAICIAALRKRFKDEGCDDDVIVTAHPGYLLALENHYVDAVEFEHLMLHAQEAAKEQRTADAAARYEQALALWRGPALSGVAGTLVEDEMERLEELRLAGYDGYVAAQLDLGHHNDLIPGLLSVVRDHPLRERSRCALMLAQYRVGRRAEALETFREGREQFIDGLGLEPGPDMRELHQAILRDDPALMAPVAAAPPPQPKAPRTAPLELPADIPAFVGREDSLADLDTLLHDEDRQPAMALITGGAGVGKTGLAVHWAHRAAEEFPDGLLFADMRGYDEAHEPATADVVLGWFLRSLGVPEAEIPAGTQERAALYRSVLAGRRVLIVLDNVRSFEQVRDLVPGSSRSCVLLTSRGLLEQLVVRHGAVRVHLDVLHRAEATELLARFIGADRVNTARADAERLVELCDLLPLTVRTAAVRLAAKPHWPIAYLVSRLANEERRLDELSSGESQVRSSFALSYRALPPDAAMLYRRLALLDAPDFTGWVGAALLAIDTGRAEGLMECLVDAHLLQSVGFDATGQPRYGFRDLLRLHAREVAAEEGTAADQREALHRAFRGRLSVAESPRRREFAAGPRGQLLIGSGGTAALDLLTASPSN
- a CDS encoding TauD/TfdA family dioxygenase, translated to METTLQTGAQPLILTVDADDSLLTERVAAELAAPGALVDDPEWLARARRAWSDLPTELVAGLREFRKDSGPTGSMLVRGLPVGHATLPPTPGKPGSVQREATVSAAVLAMVASGLGDPAAYRPEKTGAIVQDVVPVPGQEDYQSNAGSVLLTFHTENAFHPHRPDFVMLLCLRADHEGVAGLRTACIREVLPLLTEESRQALFSKEFITAAPPSFGLDGVGTEPQAVLHGAVEDPDICVDLSATEPTTVRAKEAMAELQELFDRTAQTVRLVPGDLAIVDNRVTVHGRTPFRPRYDGQDRWLQRTFVLTDLRRSREHRDGDGHVLD
- a CDS encoding MbtH family protein, encoding MTNPFENPEGRYLVLVNDEDQYSLWPSFSPVPPGWRVANEEAGHEESLAYITEHWTDMRPRSVVEAMG